One part of the Arabidopsis thaliana chromosome 1 sequence genome encodes these proteins:
- a CDS encoding Got1/Sft2-like vescicle transport protein family has translation MVYEITEQKKVGLGLIGFGLSFTFLGVILYFDRGLLALGNLFWLIGVGLLLGWQSTWRVFTNVNNLRGTICFVLGLFLIFVRWPIIGIILEIYGVIVLFGGFWSTVKAFLSQIPFVGWIIQYPLMVSNPQQHLPFPLMLLSYAFCTFRASCQGLVLEQHPVLLPQFIQSLVVA, from the exons ATGGTGTACGAAATAACTGAgcaaaaaa AAGTTGGGTTGGGCctcattggttttggtttatcCTTTACGTTTCTCGGAGTCATCTTGTACTTTGACAGAGGTTTGCTCGCTCTAGGAAAC TTATTCTGGTTGATAGGTGTTGGCCTTTTACTTGGTTGGCAGTCGACTTGGAGAGTATTTACAAATGTTAATAACTTGAGG GGGACTATCTGTTTCGTCCTTGGACTCTTTCTAATATTTGTACGTTGGCCCATTATCGGCATTATCTTGGAGATATACGGTGTCATTGTCCTATTCGG CGGATTTTGGTCAACAGTAAAGGCATTTCTTTCCCAGATTCCTTTTGTCGGATGGATAATACAGTATCCTCTCATGGTAAGTAATCCACAACAACACTTGCCTTTTCCTCTAATGCTCCTTTCTTATGCTTTTTGTACATTCAGAGCTTCCTGTCAGGGCCTTGTTCTTGAACAACATCCCGTGCTCCTGCCTCAATTTATTCAGTCCCTTGTGGTAGCTTAA
- a CDS encoding Got1/Sft2-like vescicle transport protein family gives MFAEVGLGLIGFGLSFTFLGVILYFDRGLLALGNLFWLIGVGLLLGWQSTWRVFTNVNNLRGTICFVLGLFLIFVRWPIIGIILEIYGVIVLFGGFWSTVKAFLSQIPFVGWIIQYPLMVLEQLVRGAR, from the exons ATGTTTGCAGAAGTTGGGTTGGGCctcattggttttggtttatcCTTTACGTTTCTCGGAGTCATCTTGTACTTTGACAGAGGTTTGCTCGCTCTAGGAAAC TTATTCTGGTTGATAGGTGTTGGCCTTTTACTTGGTTGGCAGTCGACTTGGAGAGTATTTACAAATGTTAATAACTTGAGG GGGACTATCTGTTTCGTCCTTGGACTCTTTCTAATATTTGTACGTTGGCCCATTATCGGCATTATCTTGGAGATATACGGTGTCATTGTCCTATTCGG CGGATTTTGGTCAACAGTAAAGGCATTTCTTTCCCAGATTCCTTTTGTCGGATGGATAATACAGTATCCTCTCATG GTTCTTGAGCAACTTGTAAGAGGTGCTCGTTGA
- a CDS encoding lipase class 3 family protein yields MWISRLKRVRRTIMVLGVANFVVIVSGCVLTLVSDADCDSPGQLFPLFAVCFAAGVKLAAMVKVGTTQELMAMTIMDSPTQNNHQRKLKYKTWLWWTRFAMVITVLQFIGATYLLFRLAKYVSRDGLPRNCVLGLSPDTGGWKQTLQVTFLITVCFVALAQCFTGSDILQWRSFYATQDDAWKAHYQEVFDHGIREVLCCLGRREYMGVIEEDEVCSVARLLGDLVSYRASGTGHLEFLAGLALLQSNSQFPESYEDCMEAPAFHLQEAAMLHKFAEAAYTGPLLDVGRNPALFLCTWICRQGILTPWSRKWRPKLDGDNWWRGHAAAFLKFINFPAHVLRRGRICREKCKATYFVVVLHYLRCVVIAVRGTETAEDLITDGLGRACSLTVEDLDGLTNHVHGMDTSRKHYGHSGIVEAARDLFMQIEGDPKSGESESSGFLSSLIGDGCECDGYSIRIVGHSLGGAIASLLGIRLRCRFPNLYVYAYGPLPCVDSDVAEACSEFVTSIVLDNEFSSRLSYGSIRRLQVAAIKVLSQDPKADTALIFRLARRFLSASKRQRENVEEKTSEEAIDVNNSPESQHDQIYPIWEEAEAEMQQDSEEFINPFHGMASEDNPVSQFMETGPTKEDDDEAPEMFMPGLVIHIVPEGNNMSVPIWRGWPICDVTDGYKAYVANRESFKEIMVSPSMFLDHLPWRCRHALQKVLESRNLFFDLTSETDIV; encoded by the exons atGTGGATTTCGAGGTTGAAGAGAGTTAGGAGAACGATTATGGTTCTGGGCGTTGCCAATTTCGTCGTGATTGTTTCCGGCTGCGTTCTTACTCTCGTTTCTGACGCAGATTGCGACAGCCCCGGACAACTATTTCCCCTCTTCGCCGTTTGTTTCGCTGCCGGCGTCAAACTCGCCGCCATGGTTAAGGTCGGTACTACTCAGGAACTCATGGCTATGACCATTATGGATTCTCCTACTCAGAACAACCACCAAAGAAAG TTGAAGTATAAGACCTGGCTTTGGTGGACTCGGTTTGCAATGGTGATTACTGTATTGCAATTTATTGGTGCCACTTACCTTTTATTCCGTCTCGCCAAATATGTTTCCCGTGATGGATTGCCAAGGAATTGCGTTTTAG GGTTATCTCCGGACACTGGTGGGTGGAAGCAAACACTTCAGGTTACCTTCTTGATCACTGTTTGCTTTGTTGCGCTGGCACAATGCTTTACGGGATCAGATATATTGCAATGGCGGTCTTTCTATGCAACCCAAGATGATGCCTGGAAAGCTCACTACCAGGAAGTATTTGACCATGGAATTCGTGAAGTTTTGTGCTGTCTTGGACGTCGTGAATATat GGGTGTTATTGAGGAAGACGAAGTGTGTTCAGTTGCAAGACTCTTAGGTGATCTTGTTTCATATCGTGCATCTGGCACTGGCCATTTGGAATTTTTGGCAG GCCTTGCTCTGCTGCAAAGTAATAGCCAGTTTCCTGAATCATATGAGGACTGTATGGAAGCTCCAGCATTTCATCTTCAGGAGGCTGCTATGTTGCATAAATTTGCAGAAGCTGCTTATACT GGGCCGCTGCTTGATGTTGGGAGAAATCCTGCTTTATTTTTATGCACATGGATTTGTAGACAAGGGATTTTAACACCTTGGAGCCGTAAATG GCGGCCTAAACTTGATGGTGATAATTGGTGGCGAGGTCATGCAGCTGCCTTCCTTAAGTTCATAAATTTTCCTGCTCATGTTCTTCGACGAGGCCGAATTTGTAGG GAGAAGTGTAAAGCAACATACTTTGTTGTAGTCTTACATTATCTTAGATGTGTTGTAATTGCTGTTCGAGGAACTGAGACGGCTGAAGACCTCATAACTGATGGTTTAGGCCGTGCGTGTTCACTAACTGTTGAGGACTTGGATGGGCTAACAAA TCATGTACATGGTATGGATACATCTCGCAAACACTATGGACATTCAGGAATAGTGGAAGCTGCAAGAGATCTATTTATGCAAATAGAAGGAGACCCCAAATCTGGAG AGTCAGAATCAAGTGGGTTCTTGTCCTCATTGATTGGTGATGGTTGTGAGTGTGATGGCTACAGCATTCGCATTGTTGGGCATTCTTTAGGAGGTGCTATCGCCTCATTACTGGGAATTAGA CTTCGTTGCAGATTCCCTAACCTATATGTATATGCCTATGGACCTCTCCCATGTGTAGATTCGGATGTGGCAGAGGCATGTTCAGAATTTGTTACAAG CATTGTACTCGATAACGAATTCTCATCACGACTTTCATATGGATCAATCCGCCGGCTCCAAGTAGCAGCAATCAAAGTACTGTCTCAAGACCCAAAAGCTGATACAGCACTCATTTTCAGACTCGCACGCCGGTTCTTGTCTGCAAGCAAACGCCAACgagaaaatgttgaagaaaaaacttcAGAAGAAGCAATAGATG TTAACAATTCACCGGAAAGCCAACACGATCAAATATACCCAATATgggaagaagctgaagcagaAATGCAGCAAGATAGCGAAGAGTTCATAAACCCATTTCACGGTATGGCCTCAGAGGATAATCCCGTGTCTCAGTTTATGGAAACAGgaccaacaaaagaagacgatgatgaagcTCCAGAGATGTTCATGCCCGGTTTAGTCATTCATATTGTACCCGAAGGAAACAACATGAGTGTGCCGATATGGCGAGGATGGCCAATCTGTGATGTGACGGATGGTTACAAAGCTTATGTTGCAAACAGAGAGAGCTTCAAAGAAATTATGGTTTCTCCATCAATGTTCCTTGATCATCTTCCTTGGAG ATGTAGACACGCGCTGCAGAAGGTTCTAGAATCTCGGAATCTCTTCTTCGATCTGACAAGTGAGACTGATATAGTATAA
- a CDS encoding Vacuolar ATPase assembly integral membrane protein VMA21-like domain-containing protein (Vacuolar ATPase assembly integral membrane protein VMA21-like domain; FUNCTIONS IN: molecular_function unknown; INVOLVED IN: biological_process unknown; LOCATED IN: endomembrane system; CONTAINS InterPro DOMAIN/s: Vacuolar ATPase assembly integral membrane protein VMA21-like domain (InterPro:IPR019013); BEST Arabidopsis thaliana protein match is: Vacuolar ATPase assembly integral membrane protein VMA21-like domain (TAIR:AT2G31710.1); Has 33 Blast hits to 33 proteins in 9 species: Archae - 0; Bacteria - 0; Metazoa - 0; Fungi - 0; Plants - 33; Viruses - 0; Other Eukaryotes - 0 (source: NCBI BLink).), which produces MAGVMHKFLIASMFMWILPVAILYGFNHNLLPGSTTLSPHSLILLSGFLAVVSVNTVIVFYICMAMKEPADKHKPDAAFLAEAKDSVNKLTKGATSSDDHALKKQE; this is translated from the exons ATGGCTGGAGTTATGCACAAGTTCCTTATTGCGTCAATGTTCATGTGGATTCTTCCTGTTGCCATATTATACGGATTCAACCACAATTTGCTTCCTG GTTCAACGACATTGTCTCCTCATTCTCTAATTCTCTTGAGCGGATTTCTTGCGGTGGTATCAGTGAACACAGTGATCGTGTTCTACATCTGTATGGCCATGAAAGAACCTGCAGATAAACACAAACCAGACGCTGCATTTCTCGCTGAGGCCAAAGATAGTGTGAACAAATTGACAAAAGGAGCCACAAGCAGTGATGATCATGCACTCAAAAAACAAGAGTGA
- a CDS encoding Got1/Sft2-like vescicle transport protein family, translating to MVYEITEQKKVGLGLIGFGLSFTFLGVILYFDRGLLALGNLFWLIGVGLLLGWQSTWRVFTNVNNLRGTICFVLGLFLIFVRWPIIGIILEIYGVIVLFGGFWSTVKAFLSQIPFVGWIIQYPLMSFLSGPCS from the exons ATGGTGTACGAAATAACTGAgcaaaaaa AAGTTGGGTTGGGCctcattggttttggtttatcCTTTACGTTTCTCGGAGTCATCTTGTACTTTGACAGAGGTTTGCTCGCTCTAGGAAAC TTATTCTGGTTGATAGGTGTTGGCCTTTTACTTGGTTGGCAGTCGACTTGGAGAGTATTTACAAATGTTAATAACTTGAGG GGGACTATCTGTTTCGTCCTTGGACTCTTTCTAATATTTGTACGTTGGCCCATTATCGGCATTATCTTGGAGATATACGGTGTCATTGTCCTATTCGG CGGATTTTGGTCAACAGTAAAGGCATTTCTTTCCCAGATTCCTTTTGTCGGATGGATAATACAGTATCCTCTCATG AGCTTCCTGTCAGGGCCTTGTTCTTGA
- a CDS encoding lipase class 3 family protein — MWISRLKRVRRTIMVLGVANFVVIVSGCVLTLVSDADCDSPGQLFPLFAVCFAAGVKLAAMVKVGTTQELMAMTIMDSPTQNNHQRKLKYKTWLWWTRFAMVITVLQFIGATYLLFRLAKYVSRDGLPRNCVLGLSPDTGGWKQTLQVTFLITVCFVALAQCFTGSDILQWRSFYATQDDAWKAHYQEVFDHGIREVLCCLGRREYMGVIEEDEVCSVARLLGDLVSYRASGTGHLEFLAGLALLQSNSQFPESYEDCMEAPAFHLQEAAMLHKFAEAAYTGPLLDVGRNPALFLCTWICRQGILTPWSRKWRPKLDGDNWWRGHAAAFLKFINFPAHVLRRGRICREKCKATYFVVVLHYLRCVVIAVRGTETAEDLITDGLGRACSLTVEDLDGLTNHVHGMDTSRKHYGHSGIVEAARDLFMQIEGDPKSGESESSGFLSSLIGDGCECDGYSIRIVGHSLGGAIASLLGIRIRMWQRHVQNLLQALYSITNSHHDFHMDQSAGSK; from the exons atGTGGATTTCGAGGTTGAAGAGAGTTAGGAGAACGATTATGGTTCTGGGCGTTGCCAATTTCGTCGTGATTGTTTCCGGCTGCGTTCTTACTCTCGTTTCTGACGCAGATTGCGACAGCCCCGGACAACTATTTCCCCTCTTCGCCGTTTGTTTCGCTGCCGGCGTCAAACTCGCCGCCATGGTTAAGGTCGGTACTACTCAGGAACTCATGGCTATGACCATTATGGATTCTCCTACTCAGAACAACCACCAAAGAAAG TTGAAGTATAAGACCTGGCTTTGGTGGACTCGGTTTGCAATGGTGATTACTGTATTGCAATTTATTGGTGCCACTTACCTTTTATTCCGTCTCGCCAAATATGTTTCCCGTGATGGATTGCCAAGGAATTGCGTTTTAG GGTTATCTCCGGACACTGGTGGGTGGAAGCAAACACTTCAGGTTACCTTCTTGATCACTGTTTGCTTTGTTGCGCTGGCACAATGCTTTACGGGATCAGATATATTGCAATGGCGGTCTTTCTATGCAACCCAAGATGATGCCTGGAAAGCTCACTACCAGGAAGTATTTGACCATGGAATTCGTGAAGTTTTGTGCTGTCTTGGACGTCGTGAATATat GGGTGTTATTGAGGAAGACGAAGTGTGTTCAGTTGCAAGACTCTTAGGTGATCTTGTTTCATATCGTGCATCTGGCACTGGCCATTTGGAATTTTTGGCAG GCCTTGCTCTGCTGCAAAGTAATAGCCAGTTTCCTGAATCATATGAGGACTGTATGGAAGCTCCAGCATTTCATCTTCAGGAGGCTGCTATGTTGCATAAATTTGCAGAAGCTGCTTATACT GGGCCGCTGCTTGATGTTGGGAGAAATCCTGCTTTATTTTTATGCACATGGATTTGTAGACAAGGGATTTTAACACCTTGGAGCCGTAAATG GCGGCCTAAACTTGATGGTGATAATTGGTGGCGAGGTCATGCAGCTGCCTTCCTTAAGTTCATAAATTTTCCTGCTCATGTTCTTCGACGAGGCCGAATTTGTAGG GAGAAGTGTAAAGCAACATACTTTGTTGTAGTCTTACATTATCTTAGATGTGTTGTAATTGCTGTTCGAGGAACTGAGACGGCTGAAGACCTCATAACTGATGGTTTAGGCCGTGCGTGTTCACTAACTGTTGAGGACTTGGATGGGCTAACAAA TCATGTACATGGTATGGATACATCTCGCAAACACTATGGACATTCAGGAATAGTGGAAGCTGCAAGAGATCTATTTATGCAAATAGAAGGAGACCCCAAATCTGGAG AGTCAGAATCAAGTGGGTTCTTGTCCTCATTGATTGGTGATGGTTGTGAGTGTGATGGCTACAGCATTCGCATTGTTGGGCATTCTTTAGGAGGTGCTATCGCCTCATTACTGGGAATTAGA ATTCGGATGTGGCAGAGGCATGTTCAGAATTTGTTACAAG CATTGTACTCGATAACGAATTCTCATCACGACTTTCATATGGATCAATCCGCCGGCTCCAAGTAG
- a CDS encoding lipase class 3 family protein (lipase class 3 family protein; FUNCTIONS IN: triglyceride lipase activity; INVOLVED IN: lipid metabolic process; EXPRESSED IN: 24 plant structures; EXPRESSED DURING: 15 growth stages; CONTAINS InterPro DOMAIN/s: Lipase, class 3 (InterPro:IPR002921); BEST Arabidopsis thaliana protein match is: alpha/beta-Hydrolases superfamily protein (TAIR:AT2G42450.1); Has 496 Blast hits to 490 proteins in 108 species: Archae - 0; Bacteria - 1; Metazoa - 175; Fungi - 34; Plants - 192; Viruses - 0; Other Eukaryotes - 94 (source: NCBI BLink).) translates to MGVIEEDEVCSVARLLGDLVSYRASGTGHLEFLAGLALLQSNSQFPESYEDCMEAPAFHLQEAAMLHKFAEAAYTGPLLDVGRNPALFLCTWICRQGILTPWSRKWRPKLDGDNWWRGHAAAFLKFINFPAHVLRRGRICREKCKATYFVVVLHYLRCVVIAVRGTETAEDLITDGLGRACSLTVEDLDGLTNHVHGMDTSRKHYGHSGIVEAARDLFMQIEGDPKSGESESSGFLSSLIGDGCECDGYSIRIVGHSLGGAIASLLGIRLRCRFPNLYVYAYGPLPCVDSDVAEACSEFVTSIVLDNEFSSRLSYGSIRRLQVAAIKVLSQDPKADTALIFRLARRFLSASKRQRENVEEKTSEEAIDVNNSPESQHDQIYPIWEEAEAEMQQDSEEFINPFHGMASEDNPVSQFMETGPTKEDDDEAPEMFMPGLVIHIVPEGNNMSVPIWRGWPICDVTDGYKAYVANRESFKEIMVSPSMFLDHLPWRCRHALQKVLESRNLFFDLTSETDIV, encoded by the exons at GGGTGTTATTGAGGAAGACGAAGTGTGTTCAGTTGCAAGACTCTTAGGTGATCTTGTTTCATATCGTGCATCTGGCACTGGCCATTTGGAATTTTTGGCAG GCCTTGCTCTGCTGCAAAGTAATAGCCAGTTTCCTGAATCATATGAGGACTGTATGGAAGCTCCAGCATTTCATCTTCAGGAGGCTGCTATGTTGCATAAATTTGCAGAAGCTGCTTATACT GGGCCGCTGCTTGATGTTGGGAGAAATCCTGCTTTATTTTTATGCACATGGATTTGTAGACAAGGGATTTTAACACCTTGGAGCCGTAAATG GCGGCCTAAACTTGATGGTGATAATTGGTGGCGAGGTCATGCAGCTGCCTTCCTTAAGTTCATAAATTTTCCTGCTCATGTTCTTCGACGAGGCCGAATTTGTAGG GAGAAGTGTAAAGCAACATACTTTGTTGTAGTCTTACATTATCTTAGATGTGTTGTAATTGCTGTTCGAGGAACTGAGACGGCTGAAGACCTCATAACTGATGGTTTAGGCCGTGCGTGTTCACTAACTGTTGAGGACTTGGATGGGCTAACAAA TCATGTACATGGTATGGATACATCTCGCAAACACTATGGACATTCAGGAATAGTGGAAGCTGCAAGAGATCTATTTATGCAAATAGAAGGAGACCCCAAATCTGGAG AGTCAGAATCAAGTGGGTTCTTGTCCTCATTGATTGGTGATGGTTGTGAGTGTGATGGCTACAGCATTCGCATTGTTGGGCATTCTTTAGGAGGTGCTATCGCCTCATTACTGGGAATTAGA CTTCGTTGCAGATTCCCTAACCTATATGTATATGCCTATGGACCTCTCCCATGTGTAGATTCGGATGTGGCAGAGGCATGTTCAGAATTTGTTACAAG CATTGTACTCGATAACGAATTCTCATCACGACTTTCATATGGATCAATCCGCCGGCTCCAAGTAGCAGCAATCAAAGTACTGTCTCAAGACCCAAAAGCTGATACAGCACTCATTTTCAGACTCGCACGCCGGTTCTTGTCTGCAAGCAAACGCCAACgagaaaatgttgaagaaaaaacttcAGAAGAAGCAATAGATG TTAACAATTCACCGGAAAGCCAACACGATCAAATATACCCAATATgggaagaagctgaagcagaAATGCAGCAAGATAGCGAAGAGTTCATAAACCCATTTCACGGTATGGCCTCAGAGGATAATCCCGTGTCTCAGTTTATGGAAACAGgaccaacaaaagaagacgatgatgaagcTCCAGAGATGTTCATGCCCGGTTTAGTCATTCATATTGTACCCGAAGGAAACAACATGAGTGTGCCGATATGGCGAGGATGGCCAATCTGTGATGTGACGGATGGTTACAAAGCTTATGTTGCAAACAGAGAGAGCTTCAAAGAAATTATGGTTTCTCCATCAATGTTCCTTGATCATCTTCCTTGGAG ATGTAGACACGCGCTGCAGAAGGTTCTAGAATCTCGGAATCTCTTCTTCGATCTGACAAGTGAGACTGATATAGTATAA
- a CDS encoding Got1/Sft2-like vescicle transport protein family, which produces MVYEITEQKKVGLGLIGFGLSFTFLGVILYFDRGLLALGNLFWLIGVGLLLGWQSTWRVFTNVNNLRGTICFVLGLFLIFVRWPIIGIILEIYGVIVLFGGFWSTVKAFLSQIPFVGWIIQYPLMVLEQLVRGAR; this is translated from the exons ATGGTGTACGAAATAACTGAgcaaaaaa AAGTTGGGTTGGGCctcattggttttggtttatcCTTTACGTTTCTCGGAGTCATCTTGTACTTTGACAGAGGTTTGCTCGCTCTAGGAAAC TTATTCTGGTTGATAGGTGTTGGCCTTTTACTTGGTTGGCAGTCGACTTGGAGAGTATTTACAAATGTTAATAACTTGAGG GGGACTATCTGTTTCGTCCTTGGACTCTTTCTAATATTTGTACGTTGGCCCATTATCGGCATTATCTTGGAGATATACGGTGTCATTGTCCTATTCGG CGGATTTTGGTCAACAGTAAAGGCATTTCTTTCCCAGATTCCTTTTGTCGGATGGATAATACAGTATCCTCTCATG GTTCTTGAGCAACTTGTAAGAGGTGCTCGTTGA
- a CDS encoding lipase class 3 family protein (lipase class 3 family protein; FUNCTIONS IN: triglyceride lipase activity; INVOLVED IN: lipid metabolic process; LOCATED IN: endomembrane system; EXPRESSED IN: 24 plant structures; EXPRESSED DURING: 15 growth stages; CONTAINS InterPro DOMAIN/s: Lipase, class 3 (InterPro:IPR002921); BEST Arabidopsis thaliana protein match is: alpha/beta-Hydrolases superfamily protein (TAIR:AT2G42450.1); Has 496 Blast hits to 490 proteins in 107 species: Archae - 0; Bacteria - 1; Metazoa - 175; Fungi - 34; Plants - 194; Viruses - 0; Other Eukaryotes - 92 (source: NCBI BLink).), whose protein sequence is MWISRLKRVRRTIMVLGVANFVVIVSGCVLTLVSDADCDSPGQLFPLFAVCFAAGVKLAAMVKVGTTQELMAMTIMDSPTQNNHQRKLKYKTWLWWTRFAMVITVLQFIGATYLLFRLAKYVSRDGLPRNCVLGLSPDTGGWKQTLQVTFLITVCFVALAQCFTGSDILQWRGVIEEDEVCSVARLLGDLVSYRASGTGHLEFLAGLALLQSNSQFPESYEDCMEAPAFHLQEAAMLHKFAEAAYTGPLLDVGRNPALFLCTWICRQGILTPWSRKWRPKLDGDNWWRGHAAAFLKFINFPAHVLRRGRICREKCKATYFVVVLHYLRCVVIAVRGTETAEDLITDGLGRACSLTVEDLDGLTNHVHGMDTSRKHYGHSGIVEAARDLFMQIEGDPKSGESESSGFLSSLIGDGCECDGYSIRIVGHSLGGAIASLLGIRLRCRFPNLYVYAYGPLPCVDSDVAEACSEFVTSIVLDNEFSSRLSYGSIRRLQVAAIKVLSQDPKADTALIFRLARRFLSASKRQRENVEEKTSEEAIDVNNSPESQHDQIYPIWEEAEAEMQQDSEEFINPFHGMASEDNPVSQFMETGPTKEDDDEAPEMFMPGLVIHIVPEGNNMSVPIWRGWPICDVTDGYKAYVANRESFKEIMVSPSMFLDHLPWRCRHALQKVLESRNLFFDLTSETDIV, encoded by the exons atGTGGATTTCGAGGTTGAAGAGAGTTAGGAGAACGATTATGGTTCTGGGCGTTGCCAATTTCGTCGTGATTGTTTCCGGCTGCGTTCTTACTCTCGTTTCTGACGCAGATTGCGACAGCCCCGGACAACTATTTCCCCTCTTCGCCGTTTGTTTCGCTGCCGGCGTCAAACTCGCCGCCATGGTTAAGGTCGGTACTACTCAGGAACTCATGGCTATGACCATTATGGATTCTCCTACTCAGAACAACCACCAAAGAAAG TTGAAGTATAAGACCTGGCTTTGGTGGACTCGGTTTGCAATGGTGATTACTGTATTGCAATTTATTGGTGCCACTTACCTTTTATTCCGTCTCGCCAAATATGTTTCCCGTGATGGATTGCCAAGGAATTGCGTTTTAG GGTTATCTCCGGACACTGGTGGGTGGAAGCAAACACTTCAGGTTACCTTCTTGATCACTGTTTGCTTTGTTGCGCTGGCACAATGCTTTACGGGATCAGATATATTGCAATGGCG GGGTGTTATTGAGGAAGACGAAGTGTGTTCAGTTGCAAGACTCTTAGGTGATCTTGTTTCATATCGTGCATCTGGCACTGGCCATTTGGAATTTTTGGCAG GCCTTGCTCTGCTGCAAAGTAATAGCCAGTTTCCTGAATCATATGAGGACTGTATGGAAGCTCCAGCATTTCATCTTCAGGAGGCTGCTATGTTGCATAAATTTGCAGAAGCTGCTTATACT GGGCCGCTGCTTGATGTTGGGAGAAATCCTGCTTTATTTTTATGCACATGGATTTGTAGACAAGGGATTTTAACACCTTGGAGCCGTAAATG GCGGCCTAAACTTGATGGTGATAATTGGTGGCGAGGTCATGCAGCTGCCTTCCTTAAGTTCATAAATTTTCCTGCTCATGTTCTTCGACGAGGCCGAATTTGTAGG GAGAAGTGTAAAGCAACATACTTTGTTGTAGTCTTACATTATCTTAGATGTGTTGTAATTGCTGTTCGAGGAACTGAGACGGCTGAAGACCTCATAACTGATGGTTTAGGCCGTGCGTGTTCACTAACTGTTGAGGACTTGGATGGGCTAACAAA TCATGTACATGGTATGGATACATCTCGCAAACACTATGGACATTCAGGAATAGTGGAAGCTGCAAGAGATCTATTTATGCAAATAGAAGGAGACCCCAAATCTGGAG AGTCAGAATCAAGTGGGTTCTTGTCCTCATTGATTGGTGATGGTTGTGAGTGTGATGGCTACAGCATTCGCATTGTTGGGCATTCTTTAGGAGGTGCTATCGCCTCATTACTGGGAATTAGA CTTCGTTGCAGATTCCCTAACCTATATGTATATGCCTATGGACCTCTCCCATGTGTAGATTCGGATGTGGCAGAGGCATGTTCAGAATTTGTTACAAG CATTGTACTCGATAACGAATTCTCATCACGACTTTCATATGGATCAATCCGCCGGCTCCAAGTAGCAGCAATCAAAGTACTGTCTCAAGACCCAAAAGCTGATACAGCACTCATTTTCAGACTCGCACGCCGGTTCTTGTCTGCAAGCAAACGCCAACgagaaaatgttgaagaaaaaacttcAGAAGAAGCAATAGATG TTAACAATTCACCGGAAAGCCAACACGATCAAATATACCCAATATgggaagaagctgaagcagaAATGCAGCAAGATAGCGAAGAGTTCATAAACCCATTTCACGGTATGGCCTCAGAGGATAATCCCGTGTCTCAGTTTATGGAAACAGgaccaacaaaagaagacgatgatgaagcTCCAGAGATGTTCATGCCCGGTTTAGTCATTCATATTGTACCCGAAGGAAACAACATGAGTGTGCCGATATGGCGAGGATGGCCAATCTGTGATGTGACGGATGGTTACAAAGCTTATGTTGCAAACAGAGAGAGCTTCAAAGAAATTATGGTTTCTCCATCAATGTTCCTTGATCATCTTCCTTGGAG ATGTAGACACGCGCTGCAGAAGGTTCTAGAATCTCGGAATCTCTTCTTCGATCTGACAAGTGAGACTGATATAGTATAA